In the genome of Anguilla anguilla isolate fAngAng1 chromosome 15, fAngAng1.pri, whole genome shotgun sequence, the window ATAATAAAGAGTACATATCCCATGTCATTGTTTGGCGAAAAGTACAGTTCGCATTGTCTAAGCAGTGTTACACAGTCCCCACAAGTCACTGTGCATGGAACACATTTTACCCCAGCACCTGCCAGAAGGAAACATGTCACAGATATTATGtacaaatgaatgtaaaaacagtTTCACACCCATGATTTACAATACTGGTATAGCAGTTCCAAAAGAGATTAtctattcatgtttttaatacaaGTCTCTGTGAGAAAGTAATGGCCACCACTTTTATTTGTGGTCAAAATATATTGGATAATACAAATGTAGTCATTACTACTATTCCAAATATAAATTCATACTCAATTGCGCAATAAATGTTGAATGTTTCTTAGAGATGTCATACAAATTTTACCAGATCATatttaaacaagtaaaaaaattttattgtatctaataataataataataataataataatcatcatcatcaagcTATATGCAGTTAAATTGCTAgagaaatttacatttaaattgcaaatatttcagaatattgtTCTATCAAAtcatcaacaaaaaataaatctccctctgtttttttcatcaacaaaaacagaatttccACAATAATGATACAAATCAGGATACACTGGCAAAACAGACTGGATAATGAAAACTGAATTCAGTCCcattttcatacacacactatgGATGGTTCATGCACATGACGCGTAATATAGATCCTGGTGCTGTCATGCAGCTTCCTGGAAAGACCAGGGATTGCAGCACAGTAATTAGTGATGGCCTAAGCAGGACTCTGACAGCACTGGACGATGAGGGCAGGTCATAACAGTCTCTGCATGCCATTGGTGGATACTGATGCCAATCACAGGTGAGGTGCAATTAAAACACTCCATTTCTGGCCATGTAGCcaacagcagaagaaaaaaaaactgatttgctctgacaaataaatgattgtCTATATTGGTGATACAGATTAGTGAACACTTTGTTTCAGGACCAAGTGAATGATGAATGAGATGTACAAGACTGTCCCCGTTGTGTTGAGGTAGTTGTCTGGTGTAGGTAGATGTTGATGGGGACATTTAATAAGGCACTTGAAGATCAGTCATCTTGGTGTGTCCTAAGATCCAATTAACCCTTGGTATTGATGTGACTACGGTACAAGTCCAATCAGTTTGACCATAAGGTTCACAAAATTAGTGAATAAAGTGGACTGTGTGCAAACATCtcataaaacagacacacacacacacacacacaggaccatCAGAATTGTGCCTTATGGGAGCCTACAGGTCCAAGCCATCTGTGAACAGGCTGAGTGTTCTTTCATAGTATGCCTAGTTAGAGGTGATCTGTCCTTGCAGACTGCCACTGAGAGCTGAATTTTTCATACAAATGCCGACACTGCTTTTTACACCACTTTTCTCCTTTATGGAAAGCGTAGATTTCTTTATAAATACATTCCACTGTTCGAAGTAGAGTAGTAAAAGCAGCACGTTAAAAACAGCACTTAAGATTAATGGTGGGCACAGATTCGAACATCTGAAAAAAGAACCTACGGTTTACAGAAGTTCACAGTGACAtgcactcgcacgcacacacatttgttcTCGCTGGTGCTCACTGCGAAGGCTGTTGTGAGCAGGAGTCGTTTGCCGTGTGCAGCTTAAAGGACTCAATGTGGACAGCTCAGGTGACCTTCCACAGCTCtcccccctcactatccatgcCCCCGCCAGCTTTTTCCAGAAGACACAgcagacccctccccctttgagaagaaggggctgctgggagcctGAGTCTTACGGCTCAAATGCCGCAGGAGAATCAGATGTAAACCATCGTCCGTTcacaaataaaagaacacaTAACACAAAACCACCGACCACACTGTTCCACACAGAAACATAATTGTCTGAAAGAATAAATACATGACAcaaaagattatttaaaaaaacaccaccgAATCTCTTCAAGCCTGAAAGCCAGCTGATAATCTTCAGCAAgatttcttttcctctttttgtaAGAGCTGGCGTttttaagacaaaaaaacaaaatctgaaatttaaaaagagagcGAAAAACGGTTTTCCCTTTACGTGTGACGCCTGCGAGGGCGGGGGCACGGGAGTGGGCGTGGTATCGCCATGGCGAGCCGGGGGCCCCGGTCACCTGACCTTCTTGTCCAGGCCGTTCCCGCTGTGCTCGGCCCCCCCCAGGCGGAGGCGGGCGTGGCCGTAGTGGCGGATGAGCGCGCCGGGTAGCAGGGCGGCACAGGCCATGGCCAGCAGCTGCATCACCGTCCCCCAGGAGAACAGGTTGTCCAGGGACGAGATCTCCGACAGGATGGAGCCCGTATGCACGCAGATGAAGTTATACGGGATCAGGCCTGGGGAGGAGACCGGGTAGCACTGGGGTTTAGTAACTTCCACTGTCACCGGCAGGTTGTAGGTTCAAATGTTGGATGGGTGTACCCTTCAGCAATCCCTCATCACTTAATTTCCCACATGCTTAAAAAATAAGAGTGTGATCTATTGCTGTCTGTAAATACACTAAGTTACTTGACTAGTTGAAAGGAGCCCTGTCCTATTCTATAATGAAGATTTGAGAGCAGTGATGGAATGGGCCGCACCAATTACACGTGGGCATTGCAAATTGAGAGTGACACACAACAGGTGTCATCAACAAACAGAGTACACCCAGACTCAGTGACGGAGGCGACTGACCAATGAAgacggagaggaagaagagggtgATGGGGATGTTGAGAATAGGAGCGGTGACGTTCAGGAACCAGTTGGGAGTCATGGGGAAGAACCgcaggaagagcaggaagaaaaacagactgCTCCTGTTCTCCTCCACctggagagagatagagagagagagagagagagagagagagaaatggacagagagaggaggacagtgTAAGAGCAGAagagtttatttatatataaacagCAGCGTTTGCTCTCCGGTGTCTAAATCTAAAGGTGAGGAGATCTCTCCACAAGACCGTGATGATGACAGTAAGCTATTAGCCTACTGATCTGGCCATTTATAGGCCATGATTCCATGTCTGCACTGCTATGATTAAGATGTACTTCACAGATAGTGAAATTTTGACACGGCATTTTGATAATGAATActtctgtattgttttattcTCCATTTGGAATTGTTTACTTACATAGGTCTTGCAATCACAGTGTTCCAGAACCATAAGTCATGATTTCCTCTTTCTATCTGTTTAGCACATCATTACTCTAGGACTATAAAATTCTTTACTCAATCAAGAAAGAAATACTCTTTGACGTCTGTAGACAGCAATTCAGCACACCATACATGGCACAAATGTTTTCACAGATGGTCAGCAAATGCGtgtgaaatgaactgaactTGACCCGGAGAGTAAAGGCCTCTGTAGCTCATGTCAGGGGAGCTGTGTGACCCATACCGAACTTCCCTTACTCTCTGTGTGGGGCATTTACGCTGGCTttaccctcccctccccatcttTTACACATTCACTTCAAGTGTATGATGTTGCTAGCACATTTCAACCGTAAAGAAAGAAATCAGGTAAAGGCTGCCATCAAGTGGACGCTATTCAGTATTACAGCTTTCAAACGCCGGCAGTACTGCTGGCTGCTGACCGTCAATGACAGCAACAGGGCAGATAGTGTAGCACAGGGATTTGTGAGATTGATGAACATGCAGGGATTTGCGGGATTGATGGTCAGGCagggattgtgggattgatGGCCAGGCAGAGATTTCTGTGGGACTGATGGTCAGGCAGGGATTTTTTGTGGGATTGATAGTCAAGAAAGAATTGTGGATTTATGGAGAGGCAGGGATTGATACACAGGCAAGGATTTGTGGGGTTGATCGTCAGGCAGGGATTCCTGTGGGATTGATGGCCAGGCGGGGATTTGTGAGATTGATGGATTTCTGCGCCCCCACCATGCCTCCGGGTCACGTACCTTCCCCTGCAGCATGGCCACCTTTTCTGGGAAGAGACGCACGATGTAGCTTTTCCCAAACACTTGAGACAGCAAGTAGCAGAAGGTGGACCCCACGGTGGTGAGCAGACAGGCGAGCAGCAAGCCCAGCCAGGGGCCAAACAGCGCCCCCGCAAGGATGTTCTGGGGAATACAGCAGCAGACTGGAGGCTCAGTGCCGTGGACATTGGGTCtcatctttctctcacacacacacacacacacattctgacacTGCCCCAGGCATCCACACTGCCCTGCCGAGGTAAAGGTGAGCACTGTGTCTGAAAGCAGTGGAGGAGCCAGTAGACAGAGTACAGAGGGTCAGCGGGGACTTCTGGGATACGGAGCTGAACCTGACGCTCTTGCCTCTGCGCTGTGGATGGCAGCCTGTCGTGCTGCCGCCCCCTGGCTGCCACAGTGCGTTACTGCATGCCTGGCTGGACCCTGGCATGGTCACGGCGTAATGCAGCGGCTAAGGACCCGCCAACTCTGGGGCTGccggtttgattcccaggcgGGGCAGTGCGGTCGTACACCAGAgcgaggcacttaacctgaagtgcttcagttaatatccagctggataaatggattttacttaaaaaaaaaaaaaaaaaaagtaggccaTATAAGTTTCTTCGTTActaagcacagaaaaaaatcagtttgagAAGGCAGACGCCGCTGATCAaataaagcttgtttttttttctgtaccgTGGAGACAAACACCCACGTACCCTCACCAAAACGTTGCTGCGTGGCTGGCAATTTTGCGCTCCATGGATGGGTACACCGCGCTAGACACAGTGGCATATTACAGCTTGTGTGAGCATTAAATATTacctacctgacattaatttgtcaatcaataaatctgATTTCGACTTGTCGAATTTTCCCCAAAATATTCACCACCGTCAAGCCAAAGAAGCTCTTGTCAAGGCCCCTCCTGTGACATAGGTTTTAAATGCAGCTGGGAGCTACACTATCCTACAGTCTTTACAATGCCACAGTGATTCTAGTCCTAAAACAATGCAAAAGGGCTTTTTGCTTGAGGtaagctgctttttaaattctcaGCATTCGGAAAACGCATATGCATTGTGGATCTTTGTGCCTCTCCACCAGCTCTGCCTGAGTGGGCAGTGCGTGTGGTCTGCAACCACAGTGTGGCGCAGTGACTGGCTGTACAGTAATAAGGCCAGGGCAGCGGCAAAGACACTTCAGACGTCAGGTCACTTATTTATTGACATGTTCAATCTCTCTCAATCCCTCTTTACATTCTCtgtgactctgtctgtgtgcatctctctctctctccctccctctccctgttcctctctccctccctgtccctgtctctctctcactctctccgtttctctctctccctctccctccgtctgCCCTGATGTGGGTGGCTTCAGTTGCCCCTGAATTCTTAACCTGGTGGACGAAGCTGAGAGCCGCCAGAGGCGGGGGGGCGTGCGCGGGggcgtgcacgtgcacgtgcgctCACCAGGAAGGAGGACCCGGGGATGGCGAAGGACTGCTTGTAGATGTAGGCGCtgcagaagagcagcagcacGTAGGCCGTGTGCTCCGTCTTGTAGAACTGCATCAGCTCGGCCAGCTCCCGCAGCTCCTCCAGGTCCGACGGGAACCGCAGGCTGGAGccggacacagagagagagagagagagcgctcttcagaagcacagaaacgCAGACACACTGCTAGCGAGCGCTAACTGCACAGAGCGctcttcagaagcacagaaacgCAGACACACTGCGAGCGCTAACTGCACAGAGCGctcttcagaagcacagaaacgCAGTCACACTGCGAGCGCTAACTGCACAGAGCGctcttcagaagcacagaaacgCAGACACACTGCGAGCGCTAACTGCACAGAGCGCTCTTCAGGAGCACAGAAACGCAGTCACACTGCGAGCGAGCGCTAACTGCACAGAGCGctcttcagaagcacagaaacacagacacactgcgtGCGCTAACTGCACAGAGCGctcttcagaagcacagaaacgCAGTCACACTGCGTGCGCTAACTGCACAGAGCGCTCTTCAGGAGCACAGAAACGCAGTCACACTGCGAGCGAGCGCTAACTGCACAGAGCGCTCTTCAGGAGCACAGAAACGCAGTCACACTGCGAGCGAGCGCTAACTGCACAGAGCGctcttcagaagcacagaaacacagacacactgcgtGCGCTAACTGCACAGAGCGctcttcagaagcacagaaacgCAGTCACGCTGCGAGCGCTAACTGCACAGAGCGCTCTTCAGGAGCACAGAAACGCAGTCACACTGCGAGCGAGCGCTAACTGCACAGAGCGctcttcagaagcacagaaacacagacacactgcgtGCGCTAACTGCACAGAGCGctcttcagaagcacagaaactCAGACACACTGCGAGCGAGGCTAACTGCACAGAGCGctcttcagaagcacagaaacgCAGACACGCTGCGAGCGCTAACTGCACAGAGCGctcttcagaagcacagaaacacagacacactgcgaGCGCTAACTGCACAGAGCGctcttcagaagcacagaaacgCAGTCACACTGCGAGCGCTAACTGCACAGAGCGctcttcagaagcacagaaactCAGACACACTGCGAGCGCTAACTGCACAGAGCGctcttcagaagcacagaaacgCAGTCACGCTGCGAGCGCTAACTGCAGAGAGCGctcttcagaagcacagaaactCAGACACACTGCGAGCGCTAACTGCACAGAGCGctcttcagaagcacagaaacgCAGACACACTGCGAGCGCTAACTGCACAGAGCGctcttcagaagcacagaaactCAGACACACTGCGAGCGCTAACTGCACAGAGCGctcttcagaagcacagaaactCAGACACACTGCGAGCGCTAACTGCACAGAGCGctcttcagaagcacagaaacgCAGACACACTGCGAGCGCTAACTGCAGAGAGCGctcttcagaagcacagaaactCAGACACACTGCGAGCGCTAACTGCACAGAGCGctcttcagaagcacagaaactCAGACACACTGCGAGCGAGCGCTAACTGCACAGAGCGctcttcagaagcacagaaacacagacacactgcgaGCGCTAACTGCACAGAGCGctcttcagaagcacagaaacgCAGACACACTGCGAGCGCTAACTGCAGAGAGCGCTCTTCAGAGCACAGAAACGCAGACACACTGCTAGCGAGCGCTAACTGCACAGAGCGctcttcagaagcacagaaactCAGACACACTGCGAGCGCTAACTGCACAGAGCGctcttcagaagcacagaaacgCAGTCACACTGCGAGCGCTAACTGCACAGAGCGctcttcagaagcacagaaacgCAGTCACGCTGCGAGCGCTAACTGCAGAGAGCGctcttcagaagcacagaaacgCAGTCACACTGCGAGCGCTAACTGCAGAGAGCGctcttcagaagcacagaaacgCAGTCACACTGCGAGCGCTAACTGCACAGAGCGctcttcagaagcacagaaacgCAGACACACTGCGAGCGCTAACTGCACAGAGCGctcttcagaagcacagaaactCAGACACACTGCGAGCGCTAACTGCACAGAGCGctcttcagaagcacagaaacgCAGACACACTGCGAGCGCTAACTGCACAGAGCGctcttcagaagcacagaaacgCAGACACACTGCGAGCGCTAACTGCAGAGAGCGctcttcagaagcacagaaactCAGACACACTGCGAGCGCTAACTGCAGAGAGCGctcttcagaagcacagaaactCAGACACACTGCGAGCGCTAACTGCAGAGAGCGCTCTTCAGAAGCGCAGACACACTGCAAGCGAGCGCTAACTGCACAGAGCGctcttcagaagcacagaagCGCAGACACGCTGCGAGCGCTAACTGCAGAGAGCGCTCTTCAGAAGCGCAGAAACTCAGGCGTCTCCACACTGCCCGCGAGCGCCTAGCGCCGCCGCTAGCTTGTTCCGAGCGCTCGATAAAAGACGGCACTTAAACAGAGATTTCAAACAAAGGGGCGCGCTCTCCGTGATTACCGCGTGGCCGAGGAGAAAAACAGCTGAATGAGACGCCTAATTTATCTTCACTCCAGGCGAAGAGTcgtaaaaaaaagcaaagcgcGATTGCCATCTACTCATAAAAGGAACGGGCTTTTAATTAATCCGACGTATTTTTTTTGTCCCTACAAATTTGCACTTTGGATGATTAAAAGCCTTAATATGGGCGCGCAACATTACAATTACGAGCAAGACAGAACTTTGGCCTTATGACAAGAAAGCATCTGATTACCActatatgtttgcatgtatttcaCGGCAGGGCTTTTAAAGATAAAGGGCTCTTGCACACAAAGGAAGATGCCACTTTGcctcagaaaaacaatgaacaacagaactttttttttttgcattctgcgTGAATCAggtaaatgaaaaacagttaaaaagcTGGTCTTCATGTACAATATATAAGCCGAGGAAGTGGGGGAAGAGCCTCTTTATGGAAGGTGGATTCAATCAGGACAGAGACAGATGAGACATTACCAGTCATGCCACAGACACAAGAAGAGTTACAGGCCTCTTGCCCTGCCACACCATACTACTCTACAGACTGACAGTGGTGTCCTAAAATTTCAGCTGGCAGCTTTCCACTGGAGAGCTTCTACGTTGCCACTAAATCAGATATCACGTTCCCATTGGCCAGTGCAGTTTCAGGCCACTCCTACCCAAGCATTTGAGCTGTCCCTGGGTGGGGGGTCCGACGAAGCTACAAAGGGTTCGATTTCAGTCGGGCCTCCCTGGGAAGGACATACTGCGcacccttcctctcctctttcaaCGTTACCACCTGCAGGTGGGAGAAACACCCTCGGTGGCCATGGAAACCTAGAAAGCGGTGCATCGTTCCACTCGGTTACCATGGAGAACTGCACCACGAGCCTGCGAGGTGCTACTCATGCTAATCGTGCGAACGCGTTTCCATTCTGACAGCATCTCTGAAACGCAACAGACCGTGACAGGCAGCCTCGGTCCAACAAACGCGGCAAGGaacaaaaaatcatttaaaaaacaattcaattcaaattctgACTTCCGGCCATTGAATTCTTTTCATTGCCCATCTCGCTATGGCTTCTCACTGCGACCGTACAATAAGCCCAAAGGAAAATGGCAATAAGCTCCTGTTGTTAAAGGTGTAGTATATTAGTTTGGAGAAACGAGCAAGAGAGTgctagattttgaaaaaaaaactttaataaaaaaaactgctctgcTCTCGTCTGTGTagccctgccctgcctgctTCGTCAGTGCTGCGAACGTGCAACAGGATTGACAGGCAGGTAAGGAAGCCTCcttgcagagagctgtcctgattgatAAAGATTCAGGCGCGGTGAAATTCGTAGCGGCagatttcagagcctggggcagtcagagagagcagatcttttttttttttccttagagctttttaatttattgatatctgtcaGGTTATCAGGTAAAAAAGGTTCTAAAACAAATTCACCATCCTGCACCTCTGATTCAAAGTATAACACGAGCCACTGAAAACTAACACATGCCTGACACAATTTGTCATTACCTAACAGGGctttcacatttacatacagTCTGCATTAAGCAGtcagcacagcacactgcattACTTCAGCTTTCATAACGTAACAATTTACCAGGCCATAAAGAGGAGAGAACGCGTTTTACTTCCAACACTCCCGCTAATGTAAATCGCCCCTCTTTGTAAGCGCATGTGGATGCTGTCAGGCATTCCATCCCCAGCAATGCAGCCTAGCTGTTATTCCTGTGCGCTCGCTTACATAAGGACTTCTCTTTCGACGGCCTCACTGGAGCCGGGGTGAGCGAGCGAAGGTGCCGTGGATTCAGAGGAGCTACGGTAACCCAGCAGCTACACTTGTCCACGTGTGGGTAGTAGTGCTGGCTCTCGGTATTCACAAAGAAATATCACCGGTATTACATGCAAAGTCTCCCATATAAAAGAGCCACTTACTCACTGCTAAAAAATAAAGGGCCAAATGGCGTATTATCTCTTgaggtttaaaaagaaaagaaacattctCCACTGATTTATCTCTGTGTCTGCGCGTGGCAGCACAACCAGCATCAGAGTCTGTCCGAGTTCGGTTCCCTCGTGTCCCATGGTTTGAACCTTGCCGGCCTCACTTTCCACATTATCATCTAAGGAGACCATACAGTATGGATGAACGGAGCCCTGGCCAGtaccgtccccccgtccccaccccgcccccaccctcctgtcAGACACTCCACCCTCAGGGAGGTGTAGTGCTCACAGAGGCTGAAGCCTCCATTCCCAGATGGGTAGTTTTCATCGCATCCTTAGGCGAGCGACTTAACCGAATTTGCATCAGTGAATACCCAGCTGTGTACAGTTAAAGAATGCCAAACAGAAGTCATCTGAGAAAACCTGGGAAACTGCACCTGCAATGGCAGGCAAATAATGTACGCTTAAAAGAAAGCTCCAAGCTATGTACTACTCCTTTTGTCACATCACCCAGCAGCTATTATTTTTTAGTCATCACAGGTTTAGGTTTTTCTTTAGACAACCACGTGGAGCGTAGGCCTAGTGTTAGGGGTTTGGTAACACTTGATGGACATATAGAAAATTTAAGTAACGTCAATGTTCGGTCTCATATTCCCGTGTGCTCTGAAAACTACACAGGCACTGCAAGGAGCCTTTGAGTCACCGTGAGGTCACGTGCTGCATTTCTGGCCTGATAACAACGCTTTAAACGCAATCCCACGTTTGGTTTCCATTATTAAGGGAGGAACAACTTAATGGATAACAGTGTTTGCTGTAACAGTGAAGCCATGGACCATGGCTGCTGGAGTTAGGCCATGGTGATTCTCGAGAAGGcaagggggaagaaagagagtcagtgcctcagagacaggaagacTGCATTTGAGTAACATTA includes:
- the LOC118214549 gene encoding transmembrane protein 41A-A-like, with the translated sequence MRSISGLIAVVASATFYLYLLSSYLPPGPRHFRQENEREKSVEDRDDLVVEEYSLRFPSDLEELRELAELMQFYKTEHTAYVLLLFCSAYIYKQSFAIPGSSFLNILAGALFGPWLGLLLACLLTTVGSTFCYLLSQVFGKSYIVRLFPEKVAMLQGKVEENRSSLFFFLLFLRFFPMTPNWFLNVTAPILNIPITLFFLSVFIGLIPYNFICVHTGSILSEISSLDNLFSWGTVMQLLAMACAALLPGALIRHYGHARLRLGGAEHSGNGLDKKVR